In Oryza glaberrima chromosome 8, OglaRS2, whole genome shotgun sequence, the following are encoded in one genomic region:
- the LOC127781210 gene encoding probable mixed-linked glucan synthase 6 — protein MAPAVAGGGGRRNNEGVNGNAAAPACVCGFPVCACAGAAAVASAASSADMDIVAAGQIGAVNDESWVAVDLSDSDDAPAAGDVQGALDDRPVFRTEKIKGVLLHPYRVLIFVRLIAFTLFVIWRIEHKNPDAMWLWVTSIAGEFWFGFSWLLDQLPKLNPINRVPDLAVLRRRFDHADGTSSLPGLDIFVTTADPIKEPILSTANSILSILAADYPVDRNTCYLSDDSGMLLTYEAMAEAAKFATLWVPFCRKHAIEPRGPESYFELKSHPYMGRAQEEFVNDRRRVRKEYDDFKARINGLEHDIKQRSDSYNAAAGVKDGEPRATWMADGSQWEGTWIEQSENHRKGDHAGIVLVLLNHPSHARQLGPPASADNPLDFSGVDVRLPMLVYVAREKRPGCNHQKKAGAMNALTRASAVLSNSPFILNLDCDHYINNSQALRAGICFMLGRDSDTVAFVQFPQRFEGVDPTDLYANHNRIFFDGTLRALDGLQGPIYVGTGCLFRRITLYGFEPPRINVGGPCFPRLGGMFAKNRYQKPGFEMTKPGAKPVAPPPAATVAKGKHGFLPMPKKAYGKSDAFADTIPRASHPSPYAAEAAVAADEAAIAEAVMVTAAAYEKKTGWGSDIGWVYGTVTEDVVTGYRMHIKGWRSRYCSIYPHAFIGTAPINLTERLFQVLRWSTGSLEIFFSRNNPLFGSTFLHPLQRVAYINITTYPFTALFLIFYTTVPALSFVTGHFIVQRPTTMFYVYLAIVLGTLLILAVLEVKWAGVTVFEWFRNGQFWMTASCSAYLAAVLQVVTKVVFRRDISFKLTSKLPAGDEKKDPYADLYVVRWTWLMITPIIIILVNIIGSAVAFAKVLDGEWTHWLKVAGGVFFNFWVLFHLYPFAKGILGKHGKTPVVVLVWWAFTFVITAVLYINIPHIHGPGRHGAASPSHGHHSAHGTKKYDFTYAWP, from the exons ATGGCGccagcggtggccggcggcggagggaggaggaacaATGAGGGGGTGAACgggaacgcggcggcgccggcgtgcgtGTGCGGGTTCCCGGTGTGCGcgtgcgcgggggcggcggcggtggcgtcggcggcgtcgtcggcggacATGGACATCGTGGCGGCGGGGCAGATCGGCGCCGTCAACGACGAGAGCTgggtcgccgtcgacctcagcgacagcgacgacgcccccgccgccggcgacgtccaGGGCGCCCTCGACGACCGCCCCGTCTTCCGTACCGAGAAGATCAAGGGCGTCCTCCTCCACCCCTACCG GGTGCTGATCTTTGTGAGGCTGATCGCGTTCACACTGTTCGTGATATGGCGTATCGAGCACAAGAACCCGGACGCGATGTGGCTGTGGGTGACGTCGATCGCCGGCGAGTTCTGGTTCGGGTTCTCGTGGCTGCTCGACCAGCTCCCCAAGCTGAACCCGATCAACCGCGTCCCCGAtctcgccgtcctccgccgccgcttcgaccACGCCGACGGGACCTCCTCCCTCCCGGGGCTGGACATCTTCGTCACCACCGCCGACCCGATCAAGGAGCCCATCCTGTCGACGGCGAACTCCATCCtctccatcctcgccgccgactaCCCCGTCGACCGCAACACCTGCTACCTCTCCGACGACTCTGGGATGCTCCTCACCTACGAGGccatggcggaggcggccaAGTTCGCGACGCTGTGGGTGCCCTTCTGCCGGAAGCACGCCATCGAGCCGCGCGGGCCTGAGAGCTACTTCGAGCTCAAGTCCCACCCCTACATGGGGAGGGCGCAGGAGGAGTTCGTCaacgaccgccgccgcgtccgcaaGGAGTACGACGACTTCAAGGCCAGGATCAACGGCCTCGAGCACGACATCAAGCAGAGGTCCGACTCCtacaacgccgccgccggcgtcaagGACGGCGAGCCCCGCGCCACCTGGATGGCCGACGGGTCGCAGTGGGAGGGCACCTGGATCGAGCAGTCGGAGAACCACCGCAAGGGCGACCACGCCGGCATCGTCCTG GTGTTGCTGAACCACCCGAGCCACGCACGGCAGCTGgggccgccggcgagcgccgaCAACCCGCTGGACTTCAGCGGCGTGGACGTGCGGCTGCCGATGCTGGTGTACGTCGCACGTGAGAAGCGCCCCGGGTGCAACCACCAGAAGAAGGCCGGCGCCATGAACGCGCTgacccgcgcctccgccgtgcTCTCCAACTCCCCCTTCATCCTCAACCTCGACTGCGACCACTACATCAACAACTCCCAGGCGCTCCGCGCCGGAATCTGCTTCATGCTCGGCCGCGACAGCGACACCGTCGCGTTCGTCCAGTTCCCGCAGCGCTTCGAGGGCGTCGACCCCACCGACCTCTATGCTAACCACAACCGTATCTTCTTCGACGGCACGCTCCGTGCCCTCGACGGGCTGCAGGGGCCTATCTACGTCGGCACCGGGTGTCTCTTCCGCCGCATCACGCTGTACGGGTTCGAGCCGCCGAGGATCAACGTCGGCGGACCGTGCTTCCCGAGGCTCGGTGGGATGTTCGCCAAGAACAGGTACCAGAAGCCTGGGTTCGAGATGACCAAGCCTGGTGCCaagccggtggcgccgccgccggcggcgacggtggcgaagGGGAAGCACGGGTTCCTGCCGATGCCCAAGAAGGCGTACGGCAAGTCGGACGCGTTCGCCGACACCATCCCGCGCGCGTCGCACCCGTCGCCgtacgcggcggaggcggcggtggcggccgacgaggcggcgaTCGCGGAGGCCgtgatggtgacggcggcggcgtacgagAAGAAGACCGGGTGGGGGAGCGACATCGGGTGGGTGTACGGCACGGTGACGGAGGACGTGGTGACCGGCTACCGGATGCACATCAAGGGGTGGAGGTCGCGCTACTGCTCCATCTACCCGCACGCGTTCATCGGGACGGCGCCGATCAACCTGACGGAGAGGCTGTTCCAGGTGCTCCGGTGGTCGACGGGTTCGCTGGAGATCTTCTTCTCGAGGAACAACCCGCTGTTCGGGAGCACGTTCCTGCACCCGCTGCAGCGCGTGGCGTACATCAACATCACCACCTACCCGTTCACGGCGTTGTTCCTCATCTTCTACACCACCGTGCCGGCGCTGTCGTTCGTGACGGGGCACTTCATCGTGCAGAGGCCGACCACCATGTTCTACGTCTACCTCGCCATCGTGCTCGGGACGCTGCTCATCCTCGCCGTGCTGGAGGTGAAGTGGGCGGGGGTCACCGTGTTCGAGTGGTTCAGGAACGGGCAGTTCTGGATGACGGCCAGCTGCTCCGcctacctcgccgccgtgctgcagGTGGTCACCAAGGTGGTGTTCCGGCGGGACATCTCGTTCAAGCTCACCTCCAagctccccgccggcgacgagaagaaGGACCCCTACGCCGACCTGTACGTGGTGCGGTGGACGTGGCTCATGATCAcccccatcatcatcatcctcgtcaACATCATCggctccgccgtcgccttcgccaAGGTGCTCGACGGCGAGTGGACGCACTGGCtcaaggtcgccggcggcgtgttCTTCAACTTCTGGGTCCTCTTCCACCTCTACCCCTTCGCCAAGGGCATCCTCGGGAAGCACGGCAAGAcgccggtggtggtgctcgTCTGGTGGGCCTTCACCTTCGTCATCACCGCCGTGCTCTACATCAACATCCCCCACATCCATGGCcccggccgccacggcgccgccTCACCATCCCACGGCCACCACAGCGCCCATGGCACCAAGAAGTACGACTTCACCTACGCCTGGCCATga